The following are from one region of the Natronosporangium hydrolyticum genome:
- a CDS encoding DUF1707 SHOCT-like domain-containing protein, which produces MTKLPDESRQPDLRASDQDREAVADVLRGAASEGRLELVELDDRLRQVYAARTYGDLAGLTRDLPAPTAATEDAPRPAERSKPPRWGFGIMSGFDRRGRWIAGTSFRCLALCGGGKLDLREAILERNQITVRAFALMGGVKVIVPDDADVTVTGVGLMGGFDQRASGQGQPGGPRIHVSGVAFWGGVVVKRRGRPERSPEPDAGP; this is translated from the coding sequence GTGACAAAGCTCCCGGACGAGTCGCGGCAGCCCGACCTTCGCGCCTCTGACCAGGACCGGGAGGCGGTCGCCGACGTGCTACGGGGCGCCGCCTCCGAGGGGCGCCTGGAGCTCGTGGAGTTAGACGACCGGCTCCGCCAGGTCTACGCCGCGCGGACCTACGGTGATCTTGCCGGGTTGACGCGGGACCTCCCCGCCCCGACCGCAGCCACCGAGGATGCGCCGCGGCCGGCCGAGCGGTCGAAACCTCCCCGCTGGGGGTTCGGGATCATGAGCGGTTTCGACCGTCGGGGACGCTGGATCGCGGGCACGTCGTTCCGGTGCCTGGCACTCTGCGGCGGCGGCAAACTTGATCTCCGCGAGGCGATCCTGGAGCGCAACCAGATCACCGTCCGGGCCTTCGCATTGATGGGCGGAGTCAAGGTCATCGTGCCGGACGACGCCGACGTGACGGTCACTGGCGTCGGCCTGATGGGCGGATTCGACCAGCGCGCCAGCGGGCAAGGGCAGCCGGGCGGGCCCCGGATCCACGTCAGCGGAGTCGCGTTCTGGGGCGGGGTGGTGGTCAAGCGTCGGGGCCGACCAGAGCGATCCCCCGAGCCTGACGCCGGCCCGTAG
- a CDS encoding cold-shock protein, with amino-acid sequence MRTGRIVQFDEARGFGFITPDQGGEDVFVHVNLLGNDRWLLAPGVAVEFESTEGERGPKALAVRVLRSDTNQVNGGVVPSVAPAVSRPATSGNADDSDELCDVLQEQAFLGEITEVLLTSTPDLSAGQVVKLRREILNLARRHGWVEDD; translated from the coding sequence ATGCGTACGGGAAGAATCGTTCAGTTCGACGAGGCTCGAGGCTTCGGTTTCATCACGCCGGATCAGGGTGGCGAGGATGTCTTCGTCCACGTGAATCTGCTCGGCAACGACCGGTGGCTGCTCGCGCCGGGCGTCGCGGTGGAGTTCGAGTCGACCGAGGGTGAGCGCGGTCCGAAGGCGCTGGCGGTACGCGTGTTGCGCAGCGACACCAACCAGGTCAACGGCGGTGTTGTCCCGTCGGTGGCGCCAGCGGTCAGCCGCCCGGCAACCAGTGGGAATGCCGACGATAGTGACGAGCTGTGCGACGTGCTTCAGGAACAGGCGTTCCTCGGGGAGATCACCGAGGTGCTGCTCACCTCGACACCGGACCTCAGCGCCGGCCAGGTGGTCAAGCTGCGCCGCGAGATCCTCAACCTGGCCCGGCGCCACGGTTGGGTCGAGGACGACTAG
- a CDS encoding VOC family protein: protein MEQRISMVTLGVADVGLARRFYERLGWRGQEIESTVFFQAGGMAVVLWGREKLAGDAGVADGEVDGFGGVALAHNVRSRADVDAVLQEAAHAGAAITTTARETFYGGYAGYFTDLDGHVWEVAYNPHLPIAPDGAITLPDLGESPSG from the coding sequence GTGGAGCAGCGCATCAGCATGGTCACGCTTGGGGTCGCCGACGTGGGTCTCGCTCGGCGTTTCTACGAGCGGCTCGGCTGGCGGGGCCAGGAGATCGAGAGCACCGTGTTCTTCCAGGCCGGCGGCATGGCGGTGGTGTTATGGGGGAGAGAGAAGCTTGCCGGCGACGCGGGAGTGGCGGACGGGGAGGTCGACGGTTTCGGCGGAGTGGCCCTGGCACACAACGTCCGGTCGCGGGCCGACGTTGACGCGGTGCTGCAAGAGGCCGCACACGCGGGAGCCGCGATAACCACGACGGCCAGGGAGACCTTCTACGGCGGGTACGCGGGCTACTTCACCGACCTGGACGGCCACGTCTGGGAAGTCGCTTACAACCCCCACCTGCCGATAGCGCCCGATGGCGCCATCACGCTCCCCGACCTCGGTGAGTCCCCGTCCGGTTGA
- a CDS encoding RICIN domain-containing protein, which translates to MVRRGRHRGSDRPLGWDAPTRLASSLAAAAVLASVLVVTVAWQPNQLPLRFTPGDGAAATGPPRPAEQAHPTSTDRPGDRGGLTAAQPAEAKPLPSTAPDPTPDPPAADEAAEPTSEPAPPAPSAVLLIAAHSGKCAEVFGLRTHDGARAVQWDCHGGDNQHFQLLDAGAGHVTIRAGHSGKCLGAKDGSRRDQAPVVQVSCTGAASQQFRRDDAGGGQVRFVLRHSGKCLDVFGASQENDAPLIQWPCHHNPNQRWELNPA; encoded by the coding sequence ATGGTGCGCCGAGGACGGCACCGCGGGTCGGATCGGCCGCTCGGATGGGACGCCCCGACCCGGTTGGCCAGCTCGCTGGCCGCGGCGGCGGTGCTAGCGAGCGTCCTGGTGGTGACCGTGGCCTGGCAACCCAACCAGCTGCCGCTGCGCTTCACCCCCGGCGACGGCGCCGCGGCGACCGGCCCTCCCAGGCCTGCGGAGCAGGCTCACCCCACCTCGACCGACCGCCCCGGGGACCGGGGCGGGCTGACCGCCGCCCAACCAGCCGAAGCGAAGCCGCTCCCGTCGACAGCGCCCGACCCCACCCCCGACCCGCCCGCCGCCGACGAGGCCGCCGAACCGACCAGCGAGCCGGCACCACCGGCCCCGAGCGCGGTCCTGCTGATCGCGGCGCACAGCGGAAAATGCGCCGAGGTCTTCGGGCTCCGCACCCACGACGGCGCCCGAGCGGTGCAATGGGACTGTCACGGCGGGGACAACCAGCACTTCCAGCTCCTCGACGCTGGTGCCGGTCACGTCACGATCCGCGCCGGCCACAGCGGCAAGTGCCTCGGCGCCAAGGACGGGTCGCGTCGCGACCAGGCACCGGTCGTCCAAGTCAGTTGTACCGGGGCGGCCAGCCAACAGTTCCGCCGCGACGACGCCGGCGGTGGGCAGGTCCGGTTCGTACTCCGGCACAGCGGCAAGTGCCTGGATGTGTTCGGCGCCTCCCAGGAAAACGACGCGCCGCTGATCCAGTGGCCCTGCCACCACAACCCCAACCAACGCTGGGAACTCAACCCGGCATAA
- a CDS encoding PH domain-containing protein, protein MAAAELTLTLLHRLRERAQPPAPPQLTPAVVRREIALVSPPGRTDAWQSGRLAVLVGVGWWFVLAGAAGYAEQLRPDWSAAVVAVTLIASVNMLRVLGAGFGPRVALFPDRLEIRRGLGRYLIPWPAVAALSAPDGRLTVFLAQAGVTSRRGWAPAHSAYGVRIRNPGLPISTLVDTVEEYRRRPADHRFPAHPGR, encoded by the coding sequence GTGGCCGCGGCGGAGCTCACACTGACGTTGCTGCACCGGCTCCGGGAGCGGGCCCAGCCGCCGGCGCCGCCACAGTTGACGCCGGCGGTGGTGCGCCGGGAGATCGCCCTGGTGAGTCCGCCGGGGCGGACCGACGCGTGGCAGTCTGGTCGGCTGGCCGTGCTGGTCGGCGTCGGGTGGTGGTTTGTGCTCGCGGGCGCGGCCGGGTACGCCGAGCAGCTGCGCCCCGATTGGTCTGCGGCGGTGGTCGCGGTCACGCTGATCGCCTCGGTGAATATGCTCCGCGTGCTCGGTGCCGGGTTCGGGCCGAGAGTCGCGCTCTTTCCGGATCGGTTGGAGATCCGGCGCGGTCTCGGCCGGTATCTGATCCCGTGGCCGGCCGTGGCTGCGCTGAGCGCCCCCGATGGCCGGCTGACGGTTTTTCTCGCCCAGGCCGGGGTCACGTCGCGGCGGGGTTGGGCGCCTGCGCACTCCGCGTACGGGGTGCGGATCCGCAATCCGGGGCTGCCGATCAGCACGCTCGTCGATACGGTTGAGGAGTATCGTCGGCGGCCGGCCGACCACCGGTTTCCGGCGCATCCTGGCCGGTAG
- a CDS encoding BlaI/MecI/CopY family transcriptional regulator, with translation MDVLWGRGVGDGAGGLTVREVLDALASRDLAYTTVMTVLDRLAGKGMVVRERDGQAWRYQPAAPREAYIAQLMLEALDLAQPGEAGDAAGAGGDRSAEARDRGAALVHFARSVSGDEAALLREALEEQARHPRSEQ, from the coding sequence ATGGATGTGCTGTGGGGCCGCGGCGTCGGCGACGGCGCCGGCGGGCTCACGGTGCGGGAGGTGCTCGACGCACTGGCCAGCCGCGACCTCGCGTACACCACCGTGATGACGGTGCTGGACCGGCTGGCAGGCAAAGGCATGGTGGTGCGGGAGCGGGACGGTCAGGCGTGGCGTTACCAGCCCGCCGCCCCCCGCGAGGCCTATATCGCCCAGCTGATGCTGGAGGCGCTCGACCTTGCCCAGCCGGGGGAGGCCGGCGACGCCGCCGGCGCCGGCGGGGACCGGTCGGCCGAGGCGCGCGACCGGGGAGCCGCGCTGGTGCACTTCGCCCGCTCGGTCAGCGGTGATGAGGCCGCGTTGTTGCGGGAGGCGCTGGAGGAGCAGGCCCGCCACCCGCGATCGGAGCAGTGA
- a CDS encoding M56 family metallopeptidase has translation MTYVVGHATVLIACAVGIVGLARSQWVWRTPRVGIASWQALGLALGLALIGLPLAAGLAPYGAPLGPALAQFGTELGQGQLPAGLGSFHLLAILTGALVAARLCWVTVTYLLHTLRAQRRHRELLALVGRADPAAPGATVLDHPSAAAYCLPGLRPTVVVSAGTLHLLRGSELAAVLSHERSHAAERHDLVLLPFTALRRALPLDRWLRAAYDAVALLVEMRADDRARQHHPDGLVAALRRFAAAPSVGAPAGALGVGDRAVEVRVRRLHDRRRRPWLRGAVTFAGAFTLAVAPVGLALLGG, from the coding sequence ATGACCTATGTCGTCGGCCACGCCACCGTCCTGATCGCCTGTGCGGTCGGCATCGTCGGGCTGGCGCGGAGCCAGTGGGTGTGGCGGACCCCGCGGGTGGGCATCGCCAGCTGGCAGGCGTTGGGGCTGGCGCTCGGGCTGGCGCTGATCGGGCTGCCGTTGGCGGCCGGCCTGGCCCCGTACGGCGCGCCGCTCGGGCCGGCGCTGGCGCAGTTCGGCACCGAGCTGGGGCAAGGGCAGCTGCCGGCGGGGCTCGGCTCGTTCCACCTGCTCGCCATCCTGACCGGTGCGCTCGTCGCCGCCCGGCTCTGCTGGGTTACCGTCACGTACCTGCTGCATACGCTCCGGGCGCAGCGCCGGCACCGGGAGCTGTTGGCGCTGGTGGGCCGGGCCGACCCGGCCGCCCCCGGCGCCACCGTGCTCGACCATCCCAGCGCCGCCGCGTACTGCCTGCCCGGGTTGCGCCCGACCGTGGTGGTGAGCGCCGGCACGCTGCACCTGTTGCGGGGCAGCGAGCTCGCGGCGGTGCTCAGCCACGAGCGGTCCCACGCCGCGGAGCGGCACGACCTGGTGCTGCTGCCGTTCACCGCGCTACGGCGGGCGTTGCCGCTGGACCGGTGGCTCCGGGCCGCGTACGACGCGGTGGCGCTGCTGGTGGAGATGCGCGCCGACGATCGGGCGCGGCAGCACCACCCGGACGGGTTGGTGGCGGCGCTGCGGCGGTTCGCCGCCGCGCCGTCGGTCGGCGCCCCCGCCGGGGCGCTCGGAGTCGGTGACCGGGCGGTCGAGGTGCGGGTGCGGCGGTTGCACGATCGCCGCCGGCGGCCGTGGCTGCGCGGAGCGGTCACCTTCGCGGGCGCCTTCACCCTGGCCGTCGCCCCGGTCGGCCTGGCGCTGCTCGGAGGGTGA
- the cydD gene encoding thiol reductant ABC exporter subunit CydD, translating into MTTRPFDSRLLRQVPAVRGHLVALGLLGTVAAAIIISQAVALATLLAEAVEGRFAAGALAGFVAAIAARAGWLWLSGVVAARTAARVKQELRGELLAAVGRRGPGWVAGQRAGELATLTGRGLDGLDSYFTGYLPQLVLSVTVPVAVLIQLGVADWSSAVIVAVTLPLIPIFGALVGWQTRAATERQWRRLTRLGGHFLDMVAGLATLRAFGRAGAQVETVRRMADRHRSATMRTLRIAFLTALVLELVAAIAVALVAVPIGLRLLAGAMTLQTALLVLFLVPEAFAPLRAAGARFHASLEGLTALDQTFRTLTPAPPVGKPAARRPGPAPGTGASEAGPVIEFDRVSVAYPRGEVLREVSLRIEPGERVALIGPSGAGKSTLLNLLLGFVAPTSGRVLVDGVDLTSIEPADWRRRLAWVPQRPYLFAASVRDNLVLGVPDATPAAVSAAVTAAALDEVVAELPNGLATMLGERGHGLSSGQRQRVAVARAFLRDAPVVLLDEPTARLDSVSESAVCAAAGQLVAGRTALLVAHRPALLSVADRVVRVADGRVEAVTQPADSLASTPAGDGAEVAA; encoded by the coding sequence GTGACCACGCGCCCGTTCGACTCCCGGCTGCTGCGCCAGGTCCCGGCCGTCCGTGGCCACCTGGTGGCGCTAGGTCTGTTGGGGACGGTCGCGGCAGCGATCATCATCAGCCAGGCGGTGGCGCTCGCCACCCTGCTCGCCGAGGCGGTCGAGGGCCGGTTCGCGGCCGGGGCGCTCGCCGGCTTCGTCGCCGCGATCGCGGCGCGGGCCGGATGGCTGTGGTTGTCGGGGGTAGTGGCGGCGCGCACCGCCGCCCGGGTGAAGCAGGAGCTGCGCGGCGAACTGCTGGCGGCGGTGGGTCGTCGCGGGCCTGGTTGGGTGGCCGGCCAACGCGCCGGCGAGCTCGCCACCCTCACCGGCCGGGGCCTCGACGGGTTGGACTCCTACTTCACCGGATACCTACCGCAGCTGGTGTTGTCGGTGACGGTGCCGGTAGCGGTGCTGATCCAACTCGGGGTGGCGGACTGGTCCTCGGCGGTGATCGTGGCGGTGACCCTACCCCTGATCCCGATCTTCGGGGCGCTGGTGGGCTGGCAGACCCGGGCGGCGACCGAACGGCAGTGGCGGCGGCTGACCCGGCTCGGCGGCCACTTCCTGGACATGGTCGCCGGGCTGGCCACGCTGCGGGCGTTCGGCCGGGCCGGTGCCCAGGTCGAGACGGTGCGCCGGATGGCCGACCGGCACCGGTCGGCGACCATGCGGACGCTACGGATCGCGTTCCTCACCGCGCTGGTGTTGGAGCTGGTGGCGGCGATCGCGGTGGCGCTGGTGGCGGTGCCGATCGGGCTGCGGCTGTTGGCCGGGGCGATGACGCTGCAGACCGCACTGCTGGTGCTGTTTCTGGTGCCGGAGGCGTTCGCGCCGCTGCGGGCGGCCGGGGCCCGGTTCCACGCCAGTCTGGAGGGCCTGACCGCCCTCGACCAGACGTTCCGCACCCTGACTCCGGCGCCGCCGGTCGGGAAACCAGCGGCGCGCCGGCCCGGGCCGGCGCCCGGCACCGGCGCCTCCGAGGCCGGCCCAGTTATCGAGTTCGACCGGGTGAGCGTCGCCTACCCGCGTGGCGAAGTGTTGCGGGAGGTGTCGCTGCGGATCGAACCGGGTGAGCGGGTGGCGCTGATCGGTCCCAGCGGCGCCGGCAAGAGCACGCTGCTCAACCTGTTGCTCGGGTTCGTCGCTCCGACCAGCGGTCGGGTGCTGGTGGACGGGGTCGACCTGACCAGTATCGAGCCGGCTGACTGGCGGCGCCGGCTGGCGTGGGTGCCGCAGCGTCCGTACCTGTTCGCCGCCTCGGTGCGGGACAACCTGGTCTTGGGGGTGCCCGACGCTACGCCAGCGGCGGTCTCGGCGGCGGTGACCGCCGCCGCGCTCGACGAGGTGGTGGCCGAACTACCGAACGGATTGGCGACGATGCTCGGCGAGCGGGGGCATGGCCTCTCCAGCGGGCAGCGGCAACGGGTTGCGGTGGCCCGGGCGTTCCTGCGGGACGCCCCGGTGGTGCTGCTGGACGAGCCCACCGCTCGGCTGGACAGCGTCAGCGAGTCGGCGGTCTGCGCCGCCGCCGGTCAGCTGGTCGCCGGTAGGACGGCGTTGCTGGTCGCCCACCGGCCCGCGCTGCTGAGCGTGGCCGACCGGGTGGTGCGGGTCGCCGACGGGCGGGTCGAGGCAGTGACGCAGCCCGCCGACTCGCTCGCGTCGACCCCGGCAGGGGACGGCGCGGAGGTCGCGGCGTGA
- the cydC gene encoding thiol reductant ABC exporter subunit CydC, translated as MSPLLTLAKPYAGRLLLAGLLAAGTELAGLALLATATWLLVTAAGQPPLAALTVAIAAVRGFAVARGTLRYAERLTGHDAVLRLLASVRARIFAVLASDRRNPAVARYRTGDLLSRVVSDVEAVQDLLLRVVVPAAAAIVVGVGVVITAGVYAGPTAPVVAAGVLVAAVVLPLLGYAMVRRAGRLVAPLRAQVATEALDLTHGAAELAAAGATGAATDQARRSAARLATVESRLAGVGSALDAVGLLAAGLTAAGVVVVAGRAGVDGVATAVVAVAALVAVEVCLGVLAAARRFAELREPLARVTALLAGRAGEVAEPAAAGGVAEPAAAAAPAGPVSLTAAGLAAGYPGRAAPALAGVDLTLRPGSRVAVVGPSGAGKSTLLAVLAGLHPPAAGTVSVDGVAVDAYPVGQRHRLVGGLFAEAHVFHATVRANLLLGRPEATVAELDRAVAVAGLTEWLARQPAGYDTVVGEDGAQLSGGERQRLALARAVLADPAVWLLDEPTEGLAPAAADRVLAGVLAAAGPARSVVVVTHRLPGLAGFDEVLVVEAGRVAQRGRAADLVTTPGWYADQYAAQQLAAAGYPSPASP; from the coding sequence GTGAGCCCGCTGCTGACGCTCGCCAAGCCGTACGCGGGGCGGCTGCTGCTGGCCGGACTGCTCGCCGCCGGCACCGAACTCGCCGGGCTGGCGCTGCTGGCGACCGCCACCTGGCTGCTGGTGACCGCGGCGGGCCAGCCGCCGCTGGCGGCGTTGACGGTGGCGATCGCGGCGGTCCGCGGGTTCGCGGTGGCCCGCGGCACCCTGCGGTACGCCGAACGGCTCACCGGCCACGACGCGGTCCTACGGCTGCTTGCGTCGGTTCGGGCCCGGATCTTCGCGGTGCTCGCCAGCGACCGGCGGAACCCGGCGGTGGCCCGGTACCGCACCGGAGATCTGCTCAGCCGGGTTGTCTCCGATGTGGAGGCAGTGCAGGATCTGTTGCTGCGGGTGGTGGTGCCGGCCGCGGCAGCGATTGTGGTGGGCGTGGGCGTGGTGATCACCGCCGGGGTCTACGCGGGCCCGACCGCCCCGGTGGTGGCGGCCGGGGTGCTGGTCGCCGCGGTGGTCCTGCCGTTGCTGGGGTACGCGATGGTGCGTCGGGCCGGGCGGCTGGTCGCGCCGCTGCGGGCGCAGGTGGCGACCGAGGCGCTCGACCTCACCCACGGGGCCGCCGAGCTGGCCGCTGCCGGGGCGACCGGCGCCGCTACCGACCAGGCCCGGCGCAGCGCCGCCCGACTGGCCACGGTGGAGTCCCGGTTGGCCGGTGTCGGCTCGGCACTGGACGCGGTCGGGCTGCTAGCGGCCGGCCTGACCGCGGCCGGGGTGGTGGTGGTCGCCGGCCGAGCCGGCGTGGACGGGGTCGCGACCGCCGTGGTGGCGGTGGCGGCGCTGGTGGCGGTGGAGGTGTGCCTGGGGGTGCTAGCCGCCGCCCGGCGCTTCGCCGAGCTGCGGGAGCCGCTGGCCCGGGTGACCGCGCTGCTGGCCGGCCGTGCCGGGGAGGTTGCTGAGCCGGCCGCCGCCGGCGGGGTTGCTGAGCCGGCCGCTGCCGCGGCACCGGCCGGCCCGGTGTCGCTGACCGCGGCCGGGCTCGCCGCCGGCTACCCGGGCCGCGCGGCGCCGGCGCTGGCCGGAGTGGATCTGACGCTGCGCCCAGGGTCCCGGGTGGCGGTGGTCGGCCCGAGCGGTGCGGGCAAGAGCACCCTGCTGGCGGTGCTCGCGGGTCTGCATCCGCCGGCTGCGGGCACGGTCAGCGTCGACGGCGTCGCCGTCGACGCGTACCCGGTCGGGCAGCGGCACCGGCTGGTGGGCGGGCTGTTCGCCGAGGCGCACGTCTTTCACGCCACGGTACGGGCGAACCTGTTGCTCGGCCGTCCGGAGGCGACGGTGGCCGAGCTGGATCGGGCGGTGGCGGTCGCCGGCCTGACTGAGTGGCTGGCGCGGCAACCTGCGGGCTACGACACGGTGGTGGGGGAGGACGGTGCGCAGCTCTCGGGTGGCGAGCGGCAGCGGTTGGCGCTGGCCCGGGCGGTGCTGGCGGATCCGGCGGTGTGGCTGCTGGATGAGCCGACCGAAGGGCTCGCCCCGGCGGCCGCCGACCGGGTGCTGGCCGGGGTGTTGGCCGCCGCCGGCCCGGCCCGGTCGGTGGTGGTCGTGACCCACCGGTTGCCCGGTCTGGCCGGTTTTGACGAGGTGTTGGTGGTGGAGGCTGGCCGGGTGGCGCAGCGGGGCCGGGCTGCCGACCTGGTTACGACCCCGGGTTGGTACGCCGATCAGTACGCGGCGCAGCAGCTTGCCGCGGCGGGGTACCCGTCGCCAGCCTCGCCGTGA
- a CDS encoding cytochrome ubiquinol oxidase subunit I: MDALELARWQFGVTTVYHFLFVPLTIGLVFLVAGLQTAWHRTGNEKWLRLTKLFGKLFLINFAMGVVTGIVQEFQFGMNWSSYSRFVGDVFGAPLAIEALLAFFLESTFIGLWLFGWDRLPRRVHLACIWAAAVGTALSAYFILAANSWMQNPVGFRINEQAGRAELTDIGAVLTNPVALVTYPHVLAGCFLVSGAVLVAVALWHLIRRPAADTDPAWRSALRLGAITAAVASVVLVVSGDIQAKVMTETQPMKMAAAEALFETESPASFSLFTVGTLDGSEEVFSLRVPGLLSWLATGDPHGEVEGVTDIQVSYEEMFGPGSYAPNLPVTYWSFRLMIGLGALTVLISLWALWAQRRGRTPTSRWLLRAGLVLPLLPLAANSFGWILREMGRQPWVVFGEMRTADGVSPAVSVGEVATSFAAFTLLYGVLAVIEVKLLLKYAKQGLPEVSPPPEPDSEDDQDRALDFAY; this comes from the coding sequence ATGGACGCGCTCGAACTGGCGCGCTGGCAGTTCGGCGTCACCACCGTCTACCACTTCCTCTTCGTGCCGCTCACGATCGGCCTGGTCTTTCTCGTCGCCGGCCTGCAGACCGCCTGGCACCGCACCGGCAACGAGAAGTGGCTCCGGCTGACCAAGCTCTTCGGCAAGCTGTTCCTGATCAACTTCGCCATGGGTGTGGTCACCGGGATCGTGCAGGAGTTCCAGTTCGGCATGAACTGGAGCAGCTACTCGCGCTTCGTCGGCGACGTCTTCGGCGCCCCGCTGGCGATCGAGGCGCTGCTCGCGTTCTTCCTCGAATCCACCTTCATCGGGCTGTGGCTGTTCGGCTGGGACCGGCTACCCCGCCGCGTCCACCTCGCCTGCATCTGGGCGGCGGCGGTCGGCACCGCGCTGAGCGCCTACTTCATCCTCGCCGCCAACTCCTGGATGCAGAACCCGGTCGGGTTCCGGATCAACGAGCAGGCCGGTCGGGCCGAGCTCACCGACATCGGTGCGGTGCTGACCAACCCGGTCGCGCTCGTCACCTACCCGCACGTACTCGCCGGCTGTTTCCTGGTCTCCGGCGCGGTGCTGGTAGCGGTCGCGCTCTGGCATCTGATCCGGCGGCCAGCGGCCGACACCGACCCGGCGTGGCGCTCGGCGCTGCGGCTCGGCGCGATCACCGCGGCGGTAGCCAGCGTGGTGCTGGTCGTCAGCGGCGACATCCAGGCGAAGGTGATGACCGAGACCCAGCCGATGAAGATGGCGGCCGCCGAAGCGCTCTTCGAGACCGAATCGCCCGCGTCGTTCTCGCTCTTCACCGTCGGCACCCTGGACGGGTCCGAGGAGGTCTTCTCGCTGCGGGTGCCCGGCCTGCTCTCCTGGTTGGCCACCGGCGATCCGCACGGCGAGGTCGAGGGGGTCACCGACATCCAGGTCAGCTACGAGGAGATGTTCGGCCCCGGCTCGTACGCGCCGAACCTGCCGGTCACCTACTGGAGCTTCCGGCTCATGATCGGGCTCGGCGCGCTCACCGTGCTGATCTCGCTGTGGGCGCTGTGGGCGCAACGCCGCGGCCGTACGCCGACCTCGCGATGGCTGCTGCGGGCCGGTCTGGTGTTGCCGCTGCTGCCGTTGGCCGCCAACAGCTTCGGCTGGATCCTGCGGGAGATGGGCCGGCAGCCGTGGGTGGTCTTCGGTGAGATGCGTACCGCCGACGGGGTGTCGCCAGCGGTCTCGGTCGGCGAGGTGGCTACCTCGTTCGCCGCCTTCACGCTGCTCTACGGCGTGCTCGCGGTCATCGAGGTGAAACTGCTCCTCAAGTACGCGAAACAAGGGCTGCCCGAGGTGTCACCGCCCCCTGAGCCCGACTCCGAGGACGACCAGGACCGCGCGCTGGACTTCGCGTACTGA
- the cydB gene encoding cytochrome d ubiquinol oxidase subunit II, protein MELTTFWFIAIAILFIGYFVLEGFDFGVGILLPVLGRDDRERRVVINTIGPVWDGNEVWVIAAGGAMFAAFPEWYATVFSGFYLPLLLILAALIVRGVAFEYRGKRHEAQWRARWDKTIVVGSLLPAVLWGIAFANIVRGVPLDASGEFVGNLWTLLSPYALLGGLTTLALFVLHGAVFLALKTTGEVRDRANRLARRVGPATAAIAVGFLGWTLAEVGADLATGVVMAAAAAALLGGLAANRVRREGWAFTGTAAAIGLAVTALFLALFPNVLPSTLDPAHSLTTTNAASTPYTLGIMTWVALIFLPLVMGYQAWSYWVFRKRIGVSNIPA, encoded by the coding sequence GTGGAGCTGACCACCTTCTGGTTCATCGCCATCGCGATCCTGTTCATCGGCTACTTCGTCCTCGAAGGGTTCGACTTCGGGGTAGGGATCCTGTTGCCGGTGTTGGGCCGTGACGACCGGGAGCGGCGAGTGGTGATCAACACCATCGGGCCGGTGTGGGACGGCAACGAGGTCTGGGTGATCGCCGCGGGCGGAGCGATGTTCGCCGCCTTCCCGGAGTGGTATGCGACCGTCTTCTCCGGCTTCTACCTCCCGCTACTGCTGATCCTCGCCGCGTTGATCGTGCGCGGGGTGGCCTTCGAGTACCGCGGCAAGCGCCACGAGGCGCAGTGGCGGGCCCGCTGGGACAAGACCATCGTGGTCGGCTCGTTGCTGCCGGCGGTCCTGTGGGGGATCGCCTTCGCCAACATCGTTCGCGGCGTACCACTCGACGCGAGTGGCGAGTTCGTCGGCAACCTCTGGACCCTGCTGAGCCCGTACGCGCTGCTGGGTGGGCTGACCACGCTGGCACTCTTCGTGCTGCACGGGGCGGTCTTTCTGGCACTGAAGACGACCGGTGAGGTCCGTGACCGGGCGAACCGGCTGGCCCGGCGGGTCGGACCGGCCACCGCGGCGATCGCCGTCGGCTTCCTCGGCTGGACGCTCGCCGAGGTGGGAGCGGACCTGGCCACCGGCGTGGTGATGGCGGCCGCAGCGGCGGCGTTGCTCGGCGGCCTCGCCGCGAACCGGGTCCGGCGGGAAGGTTGGGCCTTCACCGGCACCGCGGCGGCGATCGGTCTGGCGGTGACCGCGCTGTTCCTCGCGCTGTTCCCGAATGTGTTGCCCTCCACGCTCGACCCGGCGCACAGCCTCACCACTACGAACGCTGCCTCCACCCCGTACACCCTGGGGATCATGACCTGGGTCGCGTTGATCTTCCTGCCGCTCGTCATGGGCTACCAGGCGTGGAGCTACTGGGTGTTCCGGAAGCGGATCGGGGTCAGTAACATCCCTGCCTAG